The DNA window ATGCGATAATCCGCTACGCAGAGCAACGGAATTACGCTCCAACGAAAACGCCTCAGTATCTGCTATTTCTAGTTCTTCCAAATTAATGGCGGATAATGAACCGTTGTTTCTATCCTCATTGGTGAATTTGTTGCTTTCGGAGTCTTCTATTTGTCCCAAATCCTCCCAAAACTGATCGTCGAACGCCTCATTACTTTGCCAAGCTCTTAACGCGGCGGTCAGCGAACTTGCCATTTGTCGTTGACGCATAATAATCGCAAACTGCGGTGCCTCCGATTCCTCTTGTCGATTATCCCAAAGATTGTTTGTCACCTTAGTGTAAATTGCTTGTTCGATTTCCGAAAAATTAACTGTAAGCACTTGGGGCTCTCTTCGAGCCTTGTTTTCAAGCACTTCTCGCTTGCGACTTCGAACCATATACTGACTTAGAAGCGATCTACTTTCCAACAATTTGGAAAACTCTATGCGACGCTCTGCAGTAATGTTCTTTCGTTCCAAATCGTGCTGAATTAGTTTCAACACGTCGTCGTCTTTGAAGTACGGTGATTTTCGAGCTCTGTTGATCGAGTCAGCAGCTCCTCTAAAGTCTGTCGGCTGATTCCGGAGACATCCGAAAGCTTCAACAATCGGCGCGTTTGCGTTTATTCTCTCCACGAATAGCTGCGAGTCGTAAAACTCATCTGGGTCAATGAGCCGCAATATCTGGTACAAATTATCGTTAGATATCTGAACAGGTGTCGCTGTTAGTAGCAAAAGATGATGTGCCGCTTCTCTGAGTAATCGTCCCAACCGATTGTTGGCGGTTTCAGGATTTCGCAAATAGTGCGCTTCATCAATTATTACTAAATCAATCAATGCATTCTCATTGATTGCTTTGTTTCCCTCCAACAATCGCGCCAAAATTGCTCTTTTTCCCTGGTAAGTTAAATCATCGTAGTTGCGCGGAGGGCGTATAGACTCGAAGCTAACGATATATTGGAATGCTTGTGAGTTTGATCGATTCTCCAGTATTTTCGTCAGCATTGATACGTTCGCGATCTCCGCTGAAATATTGAATC is part of the Acidiferrobacterales bacterium genome and encodes:
- a CDS encoding DEAD/DEAH box helicase; protein product: MTTSPLKHPNSWDPTVPGQRVRLVDKPGRIGTTTGTTKLVGSKTLVQIDFGPNEKQYKSYDLLELFEPIDDLFDILASGRFGDASDLRRVLAFEKIKGELTNIFYSMEASNTEFFPHQFKAVLRFVESPVGRLLIADEVGLGKTIEAIYIWKELQAREDARRLLVVCPAMLREKWQRDLRQRFNISAEIANVSMLTKILENRSNSQAFQYIVSFESIRPPRNYDDLTYQGKRAILARLLEGNKAINENALIDLVIIDEAHYLRNPETANNRLGRLLREAAHHLLLLTATPVQISNDNLYQILRLIDPDEFYDSQLFVERINANAPIVEAFGCLRNQPTDFRGAADSINRARKSPYFKDDDVLKLIQHDLERKNITAERRIEFSKLLESRSLLSQYMVRSRKREVLENKARREPQVLTVNFSEIEQAIYTKVTNNLWDNRQEESEAPQFAIIMRQRQMASSLTAALRAWQSNEAFDDQFWEDLGQIEDSESNKFTNEDRNNGSLSAINLEELEIADTEAFSLERNSVALRSGLSH